The Streptomyces sp. NBC_01255 genome window below encodes:
- a CDS encoding TetR/AcrR family transcriptional regulator, with protein sequence MGKQVVPESARRRRRPTKNGAVLSERVIVETALRMLAEHGGEGLTARRLGLALGADPSTLYRYFAGMDDLTLAIGAELIGRALDGWAPTGEWRADLRRLGLRIHGAYLAHPQAAVLTASRVTGREQETAVDEAILAVLRTAGFPDPDTVRIYHAFIDQSLAFAALDAASLALPAAAREADEQMWESTYARLSAASHPHIAATADLLAARMNHSAYPAALDMLLDSAESRLGRLVGRAIAHPTES encoded by the coding sequence GTGGGGAAGCAGGTGGTGCCGGAGTCGGCGCGCAGACGGCGGCGCCCGACGAAGAACGGCGCGGTGCTGTCGGAGCGGGTGATCGTGGAGACGGCGCTGCGGATGCTGGCCGAACACGGCGGCGAGGGGCTCACCGCCCGGCGCCTCGGGCTCGCGCTGGGCGCCGACCCGAGCACGCTCTACCGCTACTTCGCCGGTATGGACGACCTGACGCTGGCGATCGGGGCGGAGCTCATCGGACGGGCGCTGGACGGCTGGGCGCCCACCGGGGAGTGGCGCGCCGACCTGCGCCGACTGGGTCTGCGCATCCACGGCGCCTACCTCGCGCACCCCCAGGCGGCGGTGCTCACCGCCAGCCGCGTCACCGGGCGGGAGCAGGAGACGGCCGTGGACGAGGCGATCCTGGCCGTGCTGCGGACGGCGGGCTTCCCCGACCCGGACACGGTACGGATCTACCACGCCTTCATCGACCAGAGCCTAGCCTTCGCCGCCCTGGACGCGGCCTCACTGGCGCTGCCCGCGGCGGCGCGGGAAGCCGACGAGCAGATGTGGGAGTCGACCTACGCCCGGCTGTCGGCCGCGTCGCACCCCCACATCGCCGCCACGGCCGATCTGTTGGCCGCACGCATGAACCACAGCGCCTATCCGGCGGCTCTGGACATGCTCCTGGACAGCGCGGAGAGCCGGCTGGGACGACTGGTGGGGCGGGCGATCGCCCACCCCACGGAGTCGTAG